From a region of the Paenibacillus sp. FSL R10-2734 genome:
- a CDS encoding DUF5696 domain-containing protein, with protein sequence MTIQQTERLFMMENNGMKVSLDKRSLILRVDTGDVTWETVPEAASMALGFEDTGRVQIPLSQAENKSFSPIVSGYFQGIRIQLNHSSEDGIASGIQTVITVLMNTHHCELVFEVLEVSEGKDVCEVVWPGSFHYASTRESDYTVVPAMQGYLIPGNWLQPIRRYHQGMMFSRDAYMPWWGQVKDGNGYLSIIDTPADARLSIEHIPLVHTLAQVVWIHSLERFNATRRLRIRFAKEMNYVVMAKMYRQYVRSLGKLRTLTEKQVQKPQLSALIGSAVVHTSVHTRIAPESYYFDKENPELNDYAVSFEERALQLIALKEKYAGKLYVHVDGWGLNGYDNLHPDVLPPTPKGGGWEGFRKLQEVCRAEQILLALHDNYRDFYHDAASYDPNLTIKDRKGTQEFSDYWAGGAHSWLCTSLSKGYVERNHDLMHENGIHPDGVYIDVFAVVPGDECYDSGHRMTRTECFAYRTSCFEEIRSRGMLVSSEEPTDWALPALDLVHHAPYALDPDPGGGNSIGVSTPLFSLVYHDAIIVPWSLNRGDWGIPKTDLGSLHGLLNAGVPYLSIQPSDKEIPIVRTLARLHQLVGALEMTSHEFIEGGNWRKQRSTYSDGTIVEIDLDKDSFTIVAANEEAFSSEGLHLAD encoded by the coding sequence ATGACGATCCAACAAACAGAGCGGTTATTCATGATGGAAAACAACGGCATGAAGGTTTCGCTAGACAAGAGAAGTTTAATTCTGCGGGTGGATACGGGCGATGTCACGTGGGAAACCGTTCCCGAGGCCGCGAGTATGGCATTAGGATTCGAGGATACTGGTCGAGTTCAAATCCCTCTTAGTCAGGCTGAGAATAAAAGCTTCTCACCGATTGTGTCGGGCTACTTCCAAGGCATCCGCATCCAGCTTAATCACTCTTCCGAAGACGGGATTGCCAGCGGGATTCAAACGGTTATTACCGTTCTGATGAATACACATCACTGTGAACTCGTGTTTGAAGTTCTGGAAGTTAGCGAAGGAAAGGACGTATGCGAAGTCGTCTGGCCCGGTTCTTTCCATTACGCCAGTACTCGCGAGAGTGATTATACGGTCGTGCCGGCGATGCAAGGCTACTTAATTCCGGGAAATTGGCTGCAACCTATCCGCAGATATCATCAAGGAATGATGTTCAGCAGGGATGCCTATATGCCGTGGTGGGGGCAGGTTAAAGATGGGAATGGCTATCTGTCTATCATCGACACGCCCGCAGATGCACGACTGTCCATAGAGCATATTCCACTCGTGCACACGCTAGCGCAAGTCGTATGGATTCATTCACTTGAGCGCTTCAACGCTACGCGGAGACTGCGCATTCGCTTCGCGAAAGAAATGAATTATGTCGTTATGGCTAAGATGTATCGCCAATATGTACGCAGCCTAGGGAAATTACGCACATTGACAGAGAAGCAAGTGCAGAAACCACAATTATCTGCATTAATCGGCTCGGCCGTTGTACATACGAGCGTGCATACTCGCATTGCACCGGAGTCTTATTATTTCGATAAGGAAAATCCCGAGCTTAACGACTATGCCGTATCCTTTGAAGAGCGGGCCCTACAGCTCATAGCACTCAAAGAAAAATATGCCGGTAAGCTCTATGTCCATGTGGATGGGTGGGGGCTTAATGGCTACGACAATCTTCATCCTGACGTCCTCCCACCAACCCCTAAGGGTGGCGGATGGGAAGGATTCAGGAAGCTTCAAGAGGTTTGCCGAGCGGAACAGATCTTACTTGCGCTGCACGACAATTATCGCGACTTCTATCATGATGCCGCTTCCTACGATCCTAATCTGACGATTAAGGACAGGAAAGGAACGCAGGAATTTTCTGACTACTGGGCAGGTGGCGCCCATAGCTGGCTTTGTACAAGCTTGTCCAAAGGCTATGTTGAGCGTAATCACGATCTGATGCACGAAAACGGTATCCATCCGGATGGCGTTTACATCGATGTGTTTGCCGTAGTGCCTGGCGATGAATGCTATGATTCGGGACATCGGATGACCAGAACAGAATGCTTTGCTTACCGTACCTCTTGCTTTGAGGAAATCCGCTCTAGAGGGATGCTGGTCAGTTCGGAGGAACCCACGGATTGGGCATTGCCTGCTTTGGATCTCGTCCATCATGCTCCCTATGCGCTTGATCCGGACCCTGGAGGCGGCAATAGCATCGGCGTTTCAACACCTTTATTTTCCCTTGTCTATCATGATGCGATCATTGTGCCCTGGTCATTGAATAGAGGGGACTGGGGAATACCGAAGACGGATCTCGGATCACTTCATGGTTTGTTGAATGCCGGCGTCCCTTATCTATCAATCCAACCTTCGGACAAAGAAATTCCGATCGTCCGGACGCTAGCTCGGCTTCATCAGCTTGTAGGGGCTCTTGAGATGACGAGTCACGAATTTATTGAAGGAGGTAATTGGCGCAAGCAAAGAAGCACGTACTCAGATGGTACAATCGTCGAGATTGATCTAGACAAGGACAGTTTTACGATCGTTGCGGCTAACGAGGAGGCATTCTCTTCAGAAGGACTTCATTTGGCAGATTAA
- a CDS encoding DMT family transporter gives MLWIAVSLVLVSGTMNALWNLFAKKSKHKQAFLSLIVIAANMLLIPVLLTQLLSRSYPPEVYVLLLMSMTAQAAYAWMLSKVYTLGDLSQVYPIQRGTGVLLIPLISVIFMGERLSLWGWIGVSIIFIGILGLSEWKRGSASGQALQMKPVLTAVGVGLCITSYVLIDKMTLQYVSPLILISVSNFGFMLGNSRTMLNLQSLTGEWRRNKRMILLGSILMPGSYFLFLVALELAPVSHLAPIREVGTVMATLLGIWLLKEKSGFRRLVTASAITAGIIVVGMSG, from the coding sequence ATGCTGTGGATCGCTGTATCGTTAGTTCTAGTGTCAGGTACAATGAACGCTCTATGGAATCTATTCGCTAAGAAAAGTAAACATAAGCAAGCTTTTCTTTCCCTCATTGTCATTGCGGCGAATATGCTGCTTATTCCCGTATTACTGACACAATTGTTGAGCAGGAGCTATCCGCCGGAGGTTTATGTTCTATTGTTGATGTCCATGACAGCACAAGCGGCATATGCATGGATGTTATCCAAAGTGTACACGCTCGGTGATTTGTCGCAAGTTTATCCGATCCAGCGTGGTACGGGAGTGCTGCTTATTCCTTTGATTAGCGTCATATTTATGGGCGAGCGATTATCTCTATGGGGATGGATTGGAGTCAGTATTATATTTATCGGCATATTGGGGCTAAGCGAATGGAAGAGGGGCTCTGCATCAGGTCAAGCTTTGCAGATGAAGCCTGTATTGACCGCTGTGGGAGTAGGGTTATGTATTACTTCGTATGTGCTCATTGATAAAATGACTTTGCAATACGTTTCTCCTTTGATTCTGATTTCGGTTTCCAACTTTGGTTTCATGCTAGGAAATAGTCGAACGATGCTGAACCTACAATCGTTAACGGGCGAGTGGCGAAGAAATAAACGAATGATCCTGCTCGGATCAATCCTGATGCCGGGCTCCTATTTCTTGTTCCTCGTTGCGTTGGAATTAGCACCGGTGTCCCACTTGGCTCCGATTAGGGAAGTGGGTACGGTCATGGCTACTTTGCTGGGAATATGGTTATTAAAAGAAAAAAGCGGGTTCAGAAGGCTTGTGACAGCTTCCGCGATAACAGCCGGTATTATTGTAGTTGGAATGAGCGGATAA
- a CDS encoding metallophosphoesterase, whose translation MKDQGAGIVRVLFYTDPHHMPGGNQLHAAAAIRRLAKSIPLDAIVCGGDFSENGPKEEVEQSQREILNALRVPDCPVFPVKGNHDDNSIHDFHRKTGSVEHVIFPIESYENWLKPLEGTVAFDKGNECGLYYYYDIPDKNTRIVILNCIDIPYVTADHGLLRQNGQWEYSFSERQLDWVRRKVFDFTRKPNADEWKVVIFSHVPILQSGMTGADHEVAGGEMMWRIIRENRRHVVACFFGHVHYDQVQMRDDIPMISTLNAVSYKDFDDCPEKIKGTLTETVFDIVSINFMKGELTATRFGAGEDRIVSI comes from the coding sequence ATGAAAGATCAAGGAGCTGGGATCGTTCGGGTGCTCTTCTATACGGATCCGCATCATATGCCGGGAGGTAATCAGCTTCATGCGGCTGCGGCCATCCGGCGGTTGGCGAAATCGATTCCATTGGATGCGATCGTGTGTGGCGGAGATTTCAGCGAGAACGGCCCGAAAGAGGAGGTCGAGCAATCACAAAGAGAAATTCTTAACGCGCTTCGGGTACCAGACTGTCCCGTGTTCCCGGTAAAAGGCAACCATGATGATAATTCCATACACGACTTTCATCGAAAAACCGGAAGCGTAGAGCACGTCATCTTCCCGATCGAATCTTACGAGAATTGGCTTAAACCATTGGAAGGCACGGTTGCATTCGATAAAGGAAACGAATGCGGACTCTATTACTACTATGACATCCCGGACAAGAATACGAGGATCGTCATCCTGAATTGCATCGATATCCCTTACGTTACAGCGGATCATGGGTTGCTTCGGCAGAACGGTCAATGGGAATACTCCTTCTCCGAAAGACAGTTGGATTGGGTTCGGCGCAAAGTATTCGATTTCACCCGCAAACCGAACGCGGATGAGTGGAAGGTCGTGATCTTCTCTCACGTCCCTATTCTTCAAAGCGGCATGACCGGAGCCGATCATGAAGTAGCGGGCGGCGAAATGATGTGGAGAATCATTCGCGAGAACCGTCGCCATGTCGTGGCTTGCTTTTTCGGTCACGTACACTATGACCAGGTACAGATGAGGGACGACATTCCGATGATCTCTACGCTGAATGCGGTTTCCTATAAGGACTTCGACGATTGCCCAGAGAAAATAAAAGGAACCCTCACCGAAACGGTATTTGACATCGTCAGCATCAATTTCATGAAAGGCGAACTGACTGCAACGCGGTTCGGAGCAGGCGAAGATAGAATCGTAAGCATCTAA
- a CDS encoding carbohydrate ABC transporter permease: protein MKVYNEGLGSKVFDIINYTIMIVLCIVMLYPLLNTFAVSISDPSLVGQGKITFFPQGFDFHSYQYIFQDKNILNAYKNTLVFLVVGTSLQLLLTSLFSYPLAIGDFVFRKPLAIFVVIMMVFQGGLIPHFLLIRDLHLFNTIWAVVLPVSMTAFNIIIFRTFFQDVPKELRESAYLDGANDFSILFRIYVPLSKPLLATFALFGAVMFWNMWFEPMIFLNNESSHPIQLLLRRMTIELNDYTDVGGLQRFIDTYNLNPKNIRMAAIMVTILPILFIYPLLQRHFVSGMMIGSVKG, encoded by the coding sequence TTGAAGGTATATAATGAAGGGCTGGGGTCCAAAGTTTTCGATATTATTAATTACACGATTATGATCGTACTATGTATTGTTATGCTTTATCCGCTGTTAAATACATTTGCCGTTTCGATCAGCGATCCTAGTTTGGTTGGTCAAGGCAAGATTACATTTTTCCCGCAAGGGTTCGACTTTCACAGTTACCAATACATTTTTCAGGATAAAAATATTTTGAATGCTTATAAGAACACGCTTGTTTTTTTGGTCGTCGGAACTTCTCTACAACTACTGTTGACCTCCTTGTTCTCTTATCCGTTAGCGATCGGCGATTTCGTATTCCGTAAACCTTTGGCCATTTTCGTAGTCATTATGATGGTATTTCAAGGCGGTCTTATTCCGCACTTCCTTCTCATAAGGGATTTGCATTTGTTCAATACGATTTGGGCGGTCGTGTTGCCGGTCTCGATGACCGCATTCAATATCATCATTTTCCGTACGTTCTTCCAAGATGTCCCGAAGGAACTGCGGGAATCGGCTTACCTGGACGGTGCAAATGATTTCAGCATTCTGTTTCGCATATACGTGCCGTTATCCAAGCCGCTTCTGGCGACATTTGCGTTATTCGGCGCTGTCATGTTCTGGAACATGTGGTTTGAACCGATGATTTTCCTCAATAACGAAAGTAGCCATCCCATCCAGTTGCTCTTGCGTAGGATGACAATCGAATTGAATGATTATACAGATGTTGGCGGGCTGCAGAGATTCATCGACACGTACAATTTGAATCCCAAAAACATTAGGATGGCAGCTATCATGGTCACAATTTTACCAATTTTGTTCATCTACCCACTTTTGCAGAGACATTTTGTGTCTGGTATGATGATCGGTTCGGTGAAAGGTTAA
- a CDS encoding alkaline phosphatase yields MKELTKRVIVIGLDGAGNMIDQASTPNIDQALDGGFITYSAQTVIPTISGECWGSMFHGVKPKLHGLTNERAEKSKYPADSPYPSFMRLVKAADPSAVIASFSAWKPINDGIIEEGVATYIANVHADKHLVREVADFADKHSDFKIMFIQFDGIDGAGHNFGYGSPLYLEVIEETDELVGNILDLLRNKGLLEESLIIFLADHGGGGEDPQNHGSDHPKDVTIFWGCAGPNVSNPTESELIRIEDTAAVVVKALGLEVPDTWSGQVPVGLFKEAVE; encoded by the coding sequence GTGAAGGAATTAACGAAAAGAGTAATTGTTATCGGCTTGGATGGCGCCGGGAATATGATCGATCAAGCGAGTACTCCGAATATCGATCAAGCATTGGACGGCGGATTTATTACGTACTCTGCCCAAACGGTGATTCCGACCATTAGCGGAGAGTGTTGGGGATCTATGTTCCACGGGGTGAAGCCGAAACTGCACGGCCTGACGAACGAAAGAGCCGAGAAAAGCAAGTATCCGGCCGATTCGCCTTATCCTTCTTTCATGAGACTCGTCAAGGCGGCCGATCCATCGGCCGTAATCGCCTCGTTCAGCGCATGGAAGCCGATCAATGACGGAATTATCGAAGAGGGGGTTGCGACGTATATCGCAAACGTCCATGCCGATAAGCATCTAGTCCGAGAAGTAGCCGACTTTGCCGACAAGCATTCGGACTTCAAGATCATGTTCATCCAATTCGACGGAATCGACGGTGCGGGACATAACTTCGGTTACGGGTCACCGCTATACTTGGAGGTCATAGAAGAGACAGACGAATTGGTGGGCAACATTCTCGATCTTCTTCGGAATAAGGGCTTGTTGGAGGAAAGTCTGATTATATTTCTTGCGGATCATGGCGGGGGCGGCGAGGATCCGCAGAACCACGGCAGTGATCATCCGAAGGACGTGACGATTTTCTGGGGCTGCGCAGGCCCGAACGTATCCAACCCTACCGAGTCGGAGCTGATTCGCATAGAAGATACTGCTGCTGTCGTCGTTAAAGCGCTCGGTTTAGAGGTACCGGACACCTGGTCAGGCCAAGTTCCCGTAGGCTTGTTCAAGGAGGCCGTCGAGTGA
- a CDS encoding ABC transporter permease subunit has protein sequence MQNQQLAHNLKLRKKESFLRKCWKQRYLILMVLPGFLVILVFKYLPMYGITIAFKSYDASLGFLRSPWVGFDHFRAFFDSPMSWRITKNSLLLAFYSLIFGFPAPILFALLLNELRNKFFKRAVQTITYFPHFLSAVIVVGFIHEFTSLEGIINKIMSWFGAEPRTLLYISEAFRPIYISAGIWQELGYGAIIYLAALTGVDPAQHEAAVIDGANRWQRLRYIIWPAIIPATAVMLILKLGTILSTDYQKVLLMYNPKIYETADVIETYVYRVGVQGGQFEYGAAVGLMLSVISFILIIFANYFSKKVSGNSLW, from the coding sequence TTGCAGAATCAACAACTTGCGCACAATCTGAAACTCAGAAAAAAAGAAAGCTTTCTGCGAAAATGTTGGAAGCAGCGATACTTGATCCTAATGGTGCTGCCTGGATTTCTGGTTATTCTAGTTTTTAAGTATTTACCCATGTATGGAATTACAATCGCGTTCAAAAGCTATGACGCATCATTGGGCTTCTTAAGAAGTCCGTGGGTAGGCTTCGACCATTTTAGGGCATTTTTTGATAGTCCGATGAGTTGGAGGATTACTAAAAACTCGCTATTGCTTGCTTTTTATTCCTTGATTTTCGGTTTTCCGGCTCCAATCCTATTCGCTTTATTATTGAATGAACTTCGTAACAAATTTTTTAAGCGGGCTGTTCAAACGATTACTTATTTCCCGCATTTTTTATCCGCGGTAATCGTCGTCGGTTTTATTCATGAATTCACATCGCTAGAGGGTATCATCAACAAAATAATGTCTTGGTTTGGGGCAGAACCAAGGACGTTGCTGTATATATCAGAAGCTTTTCGGCCGATTTACATCAGTGCGGGTATATGGCAGGAATTGGGCTACGGAGCCATCATCTATTTGGCAGCGTTGACCGGCGTCGATCCGGCGCAACACGAAGCAGCGGTCATAGACGGCGCGAATCGTTGGCAGAGGCTGAGATACATTATTTGGCCAGCAATCATACCGGCGACAGCGGTGATGCTCATCTTGAAACTCGGGACTATTCTAAGCACGGATTATCAAAAGGTGCTTCTAATGTACAATCCGAAAATTTATGAAACGGCAGACGTTATCGAAACTTATGTCTATCGGGTAGGTGTGCAAGGTGGACAATTTGAATATGGCGCTGCGGTCGGTTTGATGCTTTCCGTGATCAGCTTCATTTTGATTATATTTGCTAATTACTTTTCCAAGAAAGTATCCGGCAACAGCTTGTGGTAA
- a CDS encoding metallophosphoesterase → MKEINEYMGRDTSENRTDSLLTGDQYHDLPEYYHAPLSQAIDRAKQAQAKETVDIVFYTDPHHKPGGNQLRAAAAVKHAAKALSSDCIVVGGDIVENGPKDHVVFAQLEFMEAIRMPECPAFPTRGNHDDNSVHDFHWKLKGANHVIFPIEAYADIYQCLNGTVSFDKGNESGLYYYYDIPDQKTRITMLNSIDILYKIKADGMLQQNGQWEYAFSDRQVDWFEHKVFDFTGKPERENWKVVIFSHLPIIQRGVKGYVDGEVENGEKIWKIIKTNHKHVVACLFGHVHIDQVLYHDGIPMISTLNAVSYKNYDESPERTVGTATETAFDLISIDYSKGELRLTRFGAGVDRIITFEA, encoded by the coding sequence ATGAAGGAGATAAACGAATATATGGGGCGGGATACGTCTGAGAACAGAACAGACTCATTGTTGACGGGTGATCAATATCATGATTTGCCGGAGTATTATCACGCGCCTTTAAGCCAGGCGATCGATAGAGCGAAACAAGCGCAGGCGAAAGAGACCGTAGACATCGTGTTCTACACCGACCCCCATCATAAGCCGGGAGGGAATCAGCTTCGGGCTGCGGCTGCGGTCAAGCACGCGGCCAAAGCGCTCTCATCGGACTGTATTGTCGTCGGGGGTGACATCGTTGAGAATGGGCCAAAGGATCATGTTGTATTTGCCCAGTTGGAGTTCATGGAAGCGATTAGGATGCCGGAATGTCCCGCCTTTCCGACTAGGGGAAACCATGACGATAATTCGGTTCATGATTTTCACTGGAAATTAAAAGGGGCTAATCATGTGATCTTCCCGATCGAGGCCTATGCGGATATTTACCAATGTCTGAACGGAACGGTTTCCTTCGACAAAGGGAACGAAAGCGGACTTTATTACTACTATGATATCCCAGACCAAAAGACGAGAATCACAATGTTGAACAGCATCGATATCCTCTACAAAATAAAAGCGGACGGGATGCTGCAGCAAAACGGGCAATGGGAATACGCCTTCTCTGACAGGCAGGTCGATTGGTTCGAACATAAGGTGTTCGATTTTACTGGCAAACCGGAAAGAGAAAACTGGAAAGTTGTTATTTTCTCACATTTGCCTATTATTCAACGCGGGGTTAAAGGGTACGTCGACGGTGAGGTTGAGAACGGCGAGAAGATTTGGAAAATCATTAAAACAAACCACAAACACGTCGTCGCGTGCCTGTTCGGACACGTCCATATCGACCAGGTGCTGTACCATGACGGAATTCCGATGATATCTACTCTTAATGCGGTCAGCTACAAAAATTATGACGAAAGCCCAGAAAGGACGGTCGGTACAGCGACCGAGACGGCGTTCGATCTCATCAGCATCGATTACTCGAAGGGTGAATTGCGCCTTACCCGGTTCGGAGCGGGAGTAGACAGGATCATAACATTTGAAGCATAA
- a CDS encoding helix-turn-helix domain-containing protein: MNSLFRSVSSRYHRSSVLYKLLIVNMIFIFLLTGLLGFNYSYLKTNVKEQVLRTNEGFLKQLSGELSGEWLEIRNVIYNFSVSPDTKLLSNNPKNSRSYYPTLMAYKNKITQSNLLLPFRAQISTYFPNQDLVISGDGTRSLSVFYKNLDVKNGGEICRCLLQNKLERLYNFRNTIVFSYRLFPEGYIFVQIAKAELLAYLNNQTMLLDNVILISDRENQLFVSTATLDPAVAEQRLPELKGSVIIEGNKYTPISQTDPLFTYTVLFSESQMQEKLKKTNGYTIVLFALFFAINLGFLLINWSMFKPLRLMARTFNQWTTGPATKNEFAILSDTFKELNSATVSMKQEITEQADILEHNALLRLSTDENYTMKPNINRMLSVKYNSYAILTVIEESSQGQSVTLYAPLLEAALSQIGPYIRLHAHSDKSIFIASCSDTKALEALVSRVFESCPDPEDNGLVFCGVSSVHTRLEDIGKALRESTDAIDKHVPNLTHLKSVILYQDRNSDQAAVIHLSIDKEQELVNYTLKGNTESLQHFFDKTIQKTFKNLTFEQFRNMLRYFHDLLLVIINRKKISVEEVWAVPPAFSHTYHLQYLFQQIQEGYLLVAKRSALPITPLLEQIKQYIDNHYANPDLSLTLIAEHLSITHVYLSTYFKKHSGYNLNYYMHHVRIQAAIHLIQSHPNMTMKDIAEQVGYSNAGTFIRHFKQISGTTPTQHVRLQQE, encoded by the coding sequence TTGAACAGTTTATTCCGATCTGTTTCCTCTCGATATCACAGAAGCAGCGTTCTGTATAAGCTGCTCATCGTCAACATGATTTTTATATTTCTGCTCACCGGTCTGCTCGGGTTCAACTACTCGTATTTGAAAACAAATGTCAAGGAACAAGTCCTGCGGACGAATGAAGGTTTTCTGAAGCAATTGTCCGGGGAGCTGTCTGGAGAATGGTTGGAGATTCGCAATGTGATTTACAATTTCAGCGTTAGCCCGGATACGAAACTCCTGTCCAACAATCCCAAAAATTCCCGTTCTTATTATCCCACGTTAATGGCTTACAAAAACAAAATAACACAATCCAATCTGCTGCTTCCGTTCCGGGCGCAGATCTCCACTTACTTCCCGAATCAGGACTTGGTCATCAGCGGTGACGGAACCCGCAGTTTGAGCGTGTTCTATAAGAATCTGGATGTTAAAAACGGCGGTGAAATCTGCCGTTGCCTGCTGCAAAACAAATTGGAGCGTTTGTATAATTTCCGCAATACGATCGTATTCTCGTACCGGCTATTCCCGGAAGGTTACATCTTCGTGCAAATCGCCAAGGCCGAGCTGTTGGCTTATCTGAACAATCAGACTATGTTGCTTGATAACGTCATCCTGATAAGCGATAGGGAAAATCAACTTTTTGTAAGTACAGCGACACTTGATCCAGCAGTCGCCGAGCAACGGCTTCCAGAGTTAAAAGGTTCGGTCATCATCGAAGGAAATAAATATACTCCTATCTCTCAAACAGACCCATTGTTCACTTACACCGTTTTGTTCTCGGAAAGCCAGATGCAGGAAAAGCTTAAAAAGACCAACGGATATACCATCGTCTTGTTTGCCCTTTTCTTCGCCATTAATTTGGGATTTCTGTTAATCAACTGGTCCATGTTCAAGCCGCTTAGGCTCATGGCGAGAACATTCAATCAATGGACGACGGGGCCTGCTACGAAAAATGAATTTGCGATTCTTTCGGATACGTTCAAGGAACTTAATTCCGCCACAGTCTCCATGAAACAGGAGATCACGGAGCAAGCCGACATCTTGGAGCATAACGCGCTGCTTCGGCTGTCCACGGACGAGAATTATACGATGAAGCCCAACATAAACCGGATGCTGTCCGTAAAGTATAATTCCTATGCCATACTCACGGTCATCGAAGAGAGCAGCCAAGGCCAATCCGTTACCTTGTATGCTCCGTTGCTGGAAGCCGCATTAAGCCAAATCGGACCGTACATTCGACTACATGCCCATAGTGATAAATCTATATTTATCGCAAGCTGCTCCGACACGAAAGCGCTGGAAGCTCTTGTTTCCCGCGTTTTTGAGAGCTGTCCCGATCCAGAAGACAACGGGCTTGTCTTCTGTGGTGTCAGCTCCGTTCATACGCGGCTAGAAGACATCGGCAAAGCTCTTCGTGAATCGACTGACGCGATTGACAAGCATGTCCCCAACCTAACCCATTTGAAGAGCGTCATTCTCTATCAAGATCGGAACAGCGATCAAGCGGCTGTCATCCACTTGTCCATCGATAAGGAGCAAGAACTTGTCAACTATACCCTCAAAGGAAATACGGAATCGCTTCAGCATTTTTTCGACAAAACGATCCAGAAGACTTTTAAGAATTTAACATTTGAACAGTTCCGGAACATGCTTCGTTATTTCCACGACCTGCTGCTTGTCATCATAAACAGGAAGAAGATCAGCGTTGAAGAGGTATGGGCCGTTCCGCCGGCATTTTCGCATACGTATCATCTCCAGTATTTATTCCAGCAAATCCAAGAGGGATATTTACTCGTGGCCAAGCGATCCGCCCTGCCGATTACGCCTCTTCTGGAGCAGATCAAGCAATATATTGATAATCATTATGCCAATCCGGATTTATCGTTAACACTGATTGCCGAACATTTGTCGATCACGCACGTGTATTTATCGACATACTTCAAGAAGCACTCCGGCTACAACCTGAATTACTACATGCACCATGTTCGCATCCAAGCTGCAATCCACCTTATCCAATCTCATCCGAATATGACCATGAAGGATATCGCGGAACAAGTTGGTTACTCGAATGCCGGAACGTTCATCCGGCATTTCAAGCAAATCTCCGGGACGACGCCTACGCAGCATGTTAGGTTACAGCAGGAATAG